The genomic DNA TATCCGCACGGGCAGCGATACCTGGTCGAACGACGACGGCTACGTCTGGGCGACGCCCGACAGCCCGCTGCATTTAAACGCCACGTTCGGCTGTCACTATTCGCTCAATCCCATTTATATCCTCGCCATCCGCAATTATCTCCTGCAGTGCAACCGTCAGGGCAAGTTCAACGACGACGGGACCGAATTCACGGAGTTTTTAAATCTTACCAACACGCAGGGGCAGTCCATTCAGTACAAAGTGGATAAGGCGATGAGTTACATGATGAACACGCTCAGCGGCAAGACGGGCATTATGACCATCAACGATCCCGCCAAGGACGGCACCACGTCGGGCATGTCCTCCAACTATTGGGACGTGCATAAAACGTTCGGCTATATGTCCGCGTACGAAAACGCATACTTCTACGCTTCTTTGCTGGCGTACGCCGATATCTACGATTTTAAGGCTGACAATTACGCGAAGAACGGGCAGAGCGCGGAGGCGGAAAAGGCGCGCGACGTAGCGGAGGAATACCGCGGCTATGCGGCAGTCACCCGCGAAAAGTACAACACGCTTTTCTGGGACGAGGCGAAAGGGCGCTATATCGGCGGCATCAACGCCGACGGCGAGCGGCTGGATTTCGGCTTCACGTACGTCAACTTTATGGCGGTGAGTTACGGCATCGCGAGCGAGGCGCAGGCGAAACAGGTGTACGACTGGGTGGACGGCGACCGTATTATCGAGGGCGATACCTCAACGGGCGAGGATATTTACGGCAAGTTCAAATACGCCGCGCGCTCCAACACGCTCGACGTGTCCACCGTGACCGACGCGAGCGGCGCCTACTACTGGTACGACCATGCGGGCGCGCTTCCCTGCACGCCTGGCTCGTTCGGCGGGTTCGGCAACCAGATGCAGAACGGCGGCACCATCTTCTATATCAGTTACTACGATCTGATGGGGCGCATAGCGGGCGTGGGCGCGGACGACGCGTTCGGCCGTTTCTCGGTCATTATGGAGGAATTCCATAAGGATTCGCTGCGCCGCAACAGTTATTCGCAGCACGGCGAGTATATCGAGGGCGTCATCGGCGAGTTCCCCGAAAGCGGGCTCGTGCCCTATGCTTTCATCAGCGGGTTTTTGGGCATCAATCCCGACGTGAAGGGCTTGAAGATCAGCCCGAATCTCCCCTCGGACATGGATTATGCGGGCATATCCGAATACTGGTACGGCAACCGCGAATATTCCATTCAGATCTCCAGAACGGTGCAAAAGCCTTCCGTCGAGATCCACGCGGGCGTTTACTACGTGACCGTGCCCGCCGACAAGACCTACTATATCACCGCCGACAATCGGCTGATCGCGGGTTAGGAGGCAGAATATGATAAAATCGAAAGGCAAAATTTTCACTCTCGCCGCGGCGTTCGCGCTGACGGCGGCGCTTACGGCGGGCGTATTCGCGCCCGCCGCCGCGGAAGAGGCGCAGTTTCCCGTTTATACGCAGGAATTTACCTCCGAAGAGGCGGTCAACGCGGACTTTTTCGCGGGCTACGTCAACGCGGTGGGCAATTCCACCGTGGCGGAACAGGTCGGACAGGACGACGGCCACTGGTTTTTGAAGGACGGCAAACTCGTACGCGAAAACAGCATCGACAAGGATGCGGGCACCTGGCGCGCAGCGATCCTGACGTACAGCAAGCAAACGTTTTCCAACTTTGAAATGGAAGTGGACTACAAGCAGGGCAACCAGACGTTCTGGTGGACGGGCGTCGCGTTCCGTCAGGCGGAGGCGGGCAAATCCTTCTTCGACGACGGCGCGGGCATCTTTGTGCAGGAGGGCGGCCAACCCACCATGTGGGGCGCCATCGGCGTGGGCGGCCCGTTCGAAAAGACGACCTATCCGAATTACGACCGAAACGCATGGCATCATCTCAAACTCACCGTGCAGGGCAATAAGGCAACGCTGTCCGTCGATTCTTACCCCGCCACCGAATGGAATCTGAACGCCTCCTTTTATCAGGAGGGCTACGTGTCCCTGATCAGCATCAACAACGATTCGGCGTACGACAATTTCAAGATCACCGAACTTCCCGAACCCGAAACGCCCGAACTTCCTGATATCCCGCCCGTAGAAGAGGCGGACACCGACGACGCGCTCGGCAAACTCTCCCAAAAGACGGATGATACTCTGATCGTCGAGCGCCCCGTCAATTACCGCAAAAAAGAGGGAGGCGGCTGTTCTTCCTCGATCGGCGCGGGCTTTGCCGCGGCGGGAAGCGCGGCCGCGGGGCTTGCGGCGCTGGCGCTCGTTTTGAAACGGAAATAGACTTGAAGACCATGGTTGCAAACATATGATATTCGATATAAAAATGTACAACACAGACCGCAGCATCATCGTGGTGCGCAGCGAAGGCTACGAATCCATCTTACGGCACAGTCACAGTTTCATCGAGATCGTGTTCGTGGAGAGCGGCCGCGCATTGCACAACGTGGGCGAAAGTTGCGTGGAGATCGAAAAGGGCGACGTGTTCGTCATCGCCACGG from Candidatus Borkfalkia ceftriaxoniphila includes the following:
- a CDS encoding PKD domain-containing protein; translation: MKKIISCCMAACLTLGALMLGACGGGRESGGVKNMLPIEYTPSSYDKGTADSKVVLSVPGKTVSTGDEITATVKISSKTKFEEGYESVYYIVDWGDGTWAYQGPGLQSASKQSSVAVPHTYKKAGDYKVSATAVAMQNSEANLGWTETKTIKVEGKDYEPDTMIQNVSPISSPAYDKEHGAEKIADGKPTYFKSQASKDIDDELYAGYLFDENYTLDTIEVKIPAEADIFPSNIAVEYTSDFGESWQSLPKYYYLYDYSVGRFNPIMRFPNPKGATLVLNLDGIVANGIRLTQKLSSMNLSELDKEKCLMVEEMRVYGSLRTLLYTSKGHTFDADLNNMWTIFGTAKTEPVVLGSIMGETQNASPFRTGSAMIGSTEWMEWVGLKFNFTDYEKVNDTYLDLLVRIRTGSDTWSNDDGYVWATPDSPLHLNATFGCHYSLNPIYILAIRNYLLQCNRQGKFNDDGTEFTEFLNLTNTQGQSIQYKVDKAMSYMMNTLSGKTGIMTINDPAKDGTTSGMSSNYWDVHKTFGYMSAYENAYFYASLLAYADIYDFKADNYAKNGQSAEAEKARDVAEEYRGYAAVTREKYNTLFWDEAKGRYIGGINADGERLDFGFTYVNFMAVSYGIASEAQAKQVYDWVDGDRIIEGDTSTGEDIYGKFKYAARSNTLDVSTVTDASGAYYWYDHAGALPCTPGSFGGFGNQMQNGGTIFYISYYDLMGRIAGVGADDAFGRFSVIMEEFHKDSLRRNSYSQHGEYIEGVIGEFPESGLVPYAFISGFLGINPDVKGLKISPNLPSDMDYAGISEYWYGNREYSIQISRTVQKPSVEIHAGVYYVTVPADKTYYITADNRLIAG
- a CDS encoding family 16 glycoside hydrolase, translated to MIKSKGKIFTLAAAFALTAALTAGVFAPAAAEEAQFPVYTQEFTSEEAVNADFFAGYVNAVGNSTVAEQVGQDDGHWFLKDGKLVRENSIDKDAGTWRAAILTYSKQTFSNFEMEVDYKQGNQTFWWTGVAFRQAEAGKSFFDDGAGIFVQEGGQPTMWGAIGVGGPFEKTTYPNYDRNAWHHLKLTVQGNKATLSVDSYPATEWNLNASFYQEGYVSLISINNDSAYDNFKITELPEPETPELPDIPPVEEADTDDALGKLSQKTDDTLIVERPVNYRKKEGGGCSSSIGAGFAAAGSAAAGLAALALVLKRK